Genomic DNA from Candidatus Neomarinimicrobiota bacterium:
GTCGGTCAGTCCACCTACGGCCCCACCGAGACCAACAAGCGCAGCCTTGAGATCGCTGTCGATCAACTAACAGACGCGCAGACTAAACTGGAGTTGGCGAAGGCAAAGATGTCAGCGCTGGCACAAGACCTGCTGAACGCAGGTGCGCCGTGGATTGAGGGCGAAGCGCTGCCGGAAAGATAGATTAAAGTGAAGAAACCTTCGTAGGTGATGAAAACCTTCGAGGTTTCTGAAACCTCGAAGGTTAACGCGAACCATCCTATTTCGAAGTTTACATTTCCCGACGGTGGTGAAGAGCATATACAGTTGGCAAGAATCGTGAAATATAATCAAATCATACTCACTCTCCTCGCGCTTTCCTGTGCCATCCTGACCATCCGTGCTGAGTACCTCGGCCCCGCAACCCACATCTATCTCTTTAAGCCTCTGACGATGGCGTTCATCATCCTGATGGCTGTGCGGGTACGTTTCAGTCACCCCTCAAGATATGCGGGATTCATCCTGGCGGGATTGATATTTTCTCTCGCCGGCGATGTATTTCTCATGCTGCCGTCGGATCAGTTTATTGCCGGTCTCGTCAGTTTCCTCATCACGCACCTCTTCTACATTGCCGCCTTTACAACGGACAAACGCATCAGAGTGTCCATGT
This window encodes:
- a CDS encoding lysoplasmalogenase: MKTFEVSETSKVNANHPISKFTFPDGGEEHIQLARIVKYNQIILTLLALSCAILTIRAEYLGPATHIYLFKPLTMAFIILMAVRVRFSHPSRYAGFILAGLIFSLAGDVFLMLPSDQFIAGLVSFLITHLFYIAAFTTDKRIRVSMSILPFMIYGVIMYAVLYPHLGTMRLPVAAYVVVILIMGWQACDRWTFSRDTFTLLAFLGAVVFIFSDSVLALNKFREHFETARALNLSTYFTAQWMIAISVKPKVHL